The Microbacterium oleivorans genome contains the following window.
GACCCGCGCCCAGACGACCCCGGTGCCGGGGCGCGGCCGGCGCGGTGCGCTCGTGCTGTCTGCGGGGATCATCGGGCGGGCGCGGCGCGCGGGATCCAGATCAGGGCGCCCGCGGCGAGGAAGACCGCGGCCCCGATCACATGGGCGACGAACCAGACGGGATCCTCCAACGCGAACGGGTACACCGGATTCCACAGGACGGCGACGGCGACCATGGGCACCGCCCACCACCACTGCTTCGCCTGCACCGCGAACCAGGCGACGATGAGGGCGAGGATCGCGACGATGAACGCGACGACGCCCGCGAACTCGCCGCCGACGAGAGGGAGTCCCGCCACGAGGGCGGCCGATCCGAGGATGCCGGGCGCGAGCGCGTTGCGCTGGCGCACGGCCGGGGCGGCCGGGCGGACGGTTCTGGAGGCCATGAGGACGTTCCTGTCGGGGGAGGTCGGCGCCGATCACCCGGCGCTGCTCCGATCGTACGAGGTCAGAGCCGGTCGGGCCGGGTGCTTGACGTGGACCCGACGGCGCTCATCGTCGCGACGGGGTCGTCGAGCAGCCGGGCGAAGGCGGTCTCGGCCGCTCCGACGAGCAGACGGTCGTCGCCGAGCTCGGCGCTGCGCACGAGCGGGGCCGAGCCCGCGATCGTCTGGC
Protein-coding sequences here:
- a CDS encoding DUF6804 family protein gives rise to the protein MASRTVRPAAPAVRQRNALAPGILGSAALVAGLPLVGGEFAGVVAFIVAILALIVAWFAVQAKQWWWAVPMVAVAVLWNPVYPFALEDPVWFVAHVIGAAVFLAAGALIWIPRAAPAR